The Mauremys reevesii isolate NIE-2019 linkage group 13, ASM1616193v1, whole genome shotgun sequence genome contains a region encoding:
- the PXMP4 gene encoding peroxisomal membrane protein 4, producing MRNLSLVASAFRTDPVYRISHWLCALPKRSPGRSVAAMGAQAMLKTLLYTVNSLLQQRRYRAALAVLKGFRNGAVYGAKIRAPHALVMTFLFKSGSLREKLKAIAQATYTHSRNLAYFVFTYKGLMALQSRLQGKNFQLHSFVAACVGGWLVFGENNHINSQINMYLLSRILFGLSRLAVEKGYIPEPKQDPFPIFAAVTWGIVLWLFEYHRHTLQPSLQSSMTYLYDDSNVWHDISDFLIYNKSNAQK from the exons ATGCGGAACCTTTCCTTGGTGGCGTCTGCTTTCCGCACGGACCCTGTTTACCGGATTTCCCATTGGCTCTGTGCGCTACCGAAGCGGTCCCCCGGTCGGAGCGTCGCTGCAATGGGGGCCCAGGCGATGCTCAAGACCCTGCTTTACACCGTcaactccctgctgcagcagcgcagATACCGCGCGGCGCTGGCCGTGCTCAAGGGCTTCCGGAACGGAGCGGT CTATGGAGCAAAGATCCGTGCCCCCCATGCTCTGGTGATGACCTTTCTCTTCAAGAGTGGAAG TTTAAGAGAGAAACTGAAAGCGATTGCTCAGGCCACATACACTCATTCCCGAAACCTGGCGTATTTTGTGTTCACTTACAAGGGGCTGATGGCGCTGCAATCCCGACTACAGGGAAAGAACTTTCAGTTGCACTCCTTCGTGGCAGCCTGTGTTGGGGGCTGGTTAGTGTTTGGTGAAAATAATCATATCAACAGCCAG ATAAACATGTACCTGCTGTCTCGTATTCTGTTTGGCTTGTCCCGACTGGCAGTGGAGAAAGGTTATATCCCAGAACCCAAGCAGGACCCTTTCCCGATCTTTGCTGCTGTGACTTGGGGGATAGTTCTGTGGCTCTTTGAATATCATCGGCACACTCTCCAACCTTCTCTGCAGTCTTCCATGACTTACCTGTATGACGACAGTAATGTATGGCATGACATTTCGGACTTCCTCATTTATAACAAAAGCAACGCTCAAAAGTAA
- the ZNF341 gene encoding zinc finger protein 341: MAQTIFEALEGMDNQTVLAVQSLLDGQGAVTDPSGQNVNTSTTIQSMDDEDVFLCGKCKKQFNSLPAFMTHKREQCQGNTPSLATVSLATNSVYTPSITSVQQAQSANRQQISTYITVPPSPLIQTLVQGNILVSDEVLMSAMSAFTSLDQPMPTVQPSVQSTLSMHAGAGYLSQPPPPPPPPPPPPPQPPPPPAQTLGAPGQPSTGGSRVVEVYSAPAPMAGNGTVEIQTLGMQPYPPIEVPSQCVESPVYPSPPVYSPGKQGFKSKSTNTAAPLTNAAGGNVASFDSTSTSKNRRSKNDNGLQEGKPKSPKLKCTYCDKAFTKNFDLQQHIRSHTGEKPFQCIVCGRAFAQKSNVKKHMQTHKVWPPGLGCTISRNSITVQVMALNPNQQEDEENAGLSQASRNSPQQPQAMAPTEESEVGKLEAKQVVLIDSSYQCQFCPSKFNTYFQLKSHMTQHKNEQVYKCVVKSCAQTFQKLESFLEHIKNHQEELSYRCHLCSKDFPSLYELSVHQYSHSLLPQHSPKKDVAVYKCVKCVNKYSTPEALEHHLQTATHNFPCPHCQKVFPCERYLRRHLPTHGGGGKFKCQICKKFFRREHYLKLHAHIHSGEKPFKCSVCDAAFNRKDKLKRHMLIHEPFKKYKCPFSSHTGCNKEFNRPDKLKAHILSHSGMKIHKCQYCSKSFSRRAHMVEHQRSHTGNYKYRCPTCSKGFTRQKYMKDHKCRLNSAMDKELQLRKAQKKRGARRKVGLPLPSQLALAELKDSAEGENPRESGPNKEQFRESDAVLSIVVGGSAAADSDLVVPGQPSSIASSLALAELQTGTDVPCAMLAVPVYIQTTD; encoded by the exons ATGGCGCAGACGATATTCGAGGCGCTGGAAG GAATGGATAATCAGACAGTGCTGGCTGTTCAGTCCCTGCTGGATGGTCAGGGAGCAGTTACAGATCCATCCGGTCAAAATGTCAACACCTCCACCACCATTCAGTCCATGG ATGACGAGGACGTGTTCCTGTGTGGGAAGTGTAAGAAGCAGTTCAACTCGCTGCCGGCATTCATGACCCACAAGAGGGAGCAATGCCAAGGAAACACCCCTTCACTGGCCACTGTCTCATTGGCTACCAACAGCGTGTACACTCCGTCCATCACATCTGTGCAGCAGGCTCAGAGTGCCAATCGGCAG CAAATTTCCACATACATCACGGTTCCTCCATCTCCGCTGATCCAGACGCTAGTGCAGGGGAATATCTTAGTCAGTGATGAGGTGCTGATGTCAGCCATGTCCGCTTTTACATCTCTGGACCAACCAATGCCCACGGTGCAGCCCTCTGTGCAG AGCACCTTGAGTATGCACGCAGGAGCTGGATAcctttcccagcccccacctcctccgccacccccacctcctcctccacctcagcccccacctcctcccgctCAGACACTGGGAGCACCGGGACAGCCTAGCACTGGTGGCAGCCGGGTGGTGGAAGTGTACAGCGCACCTGCTCCTATGGCAGGAAATGGCACAGTGGAGATCCAGACGCTGGGGATGCAGCCCTATCCGCCCATAGAG GTGCCAAGCCAGTGTGTGGAAAGTCCTGTGtatccctcccctccagtgtACAGCCCAGGGAAGCAGGGCTTCAAATCCAAAAGCACTAACACTGCTGCTCCTTTGACCAATGCGGCTGGAGGAAACGTGGCCAGTTTTGATTCCACCTCGACCTCCAAAAATAGGCGTTCCAAAAATGACAATGGGCTGCAAGAAG GGAAACCTAAGTCCCCCAAACTGAAGTGCACTTATTGTGACAAGGCCTTCACCAAGAACTTTGACTTGCAGCAGCACATCAGAAG CCACACAGGTGAGAAGCCGTTCCAGTGCATCGTGTGCGGCCGAGCCTTCGCGCAGAAGTCCAACGTGAAGAAGCACATGCAGACCCATAAAGTGTGGCCTCCGGGGCTCGGGTGCACCATCTCCCGCAACTCCATCACGGTGCAGGTCATGGCACTGAACCCCAACCAGCAAGAGGACGAGGAGAATGCAG GCTTAAGCCAGGCTTCCAGgaactctccccagcagcctCAGGCCATGGCCCCCACAGAAGAGAGCGAGGTTGGAAAACTGGAAGCCAAGCAGGTTGTCCTGATTGATAGCTCTTACCAGTGCCAGTTCTGCCCCAGCAAGTTCAACACCTACTTCCAGCTCAAATCGCACATGACGCAGCACAAGAATGAGCAG GTGTACAAGTGTGTGGTGAAAAGCTGCGCTCAGACATTCCAGAAGCTAGAGTCCTTTCTAGAGCACATCAAGAACCACCAGGAGGAGCTGAGCTATCGCTGCCACCTGTGCAGCAAGGACTTCCCCTCCCTGTATGAACTGAGCGTCCACCAGTACTCCCAcagcctgctgccccagcacagcCCCAAGAAGGACGTGGCCGTGTACAA GTGTGTCAAGTGTGTAAATAAATACTCCACCCCAGAAGCGCTGGAGCATCATCTGCAGACGGCAACACACAACTTCCCCTGCCCTCACTGCCAGAAG GTGTTCCCCTGTGAGAGGTACCTGCGACGGCACCTCCCCACGCATGGAGGAGGGGGCAAATTCAAGTGCCAGATCTGTAAGAAATTCTTCCGCCGGGAGCACTACCTCAAGCTGCACGCCCACATCCACTCAG GTGAAAAGCCCTTTAAGTGCTCTGTGTGCGACGCAGCCTTCAACCGGAAAGATAAACTGAAGCGACACATGCTGATCCATGAGCCTTTCAAGAAGTACAAATGTCCCTTCTC AAGCCACACAGGCTGTAATAAAGAGTTCAACAGGCCAGACAAGCTGAAAGCTCATATACTCTCCCATTCGG GCATGAAGATCCACAAGTGCCAGTACTGTAGCAAGTCCTTCAGTCGGCGGGCCCACATGGTGGAACATCAGCGCTCGCACACTGGAAACTACAAGTACCGCTGCCCCACCTGCAGCAAGGGCTTCACGCGCCAGAAGTATATGAAGGACCACAAGTGCAGGCTGAACTCAGCCATGGACAAAGAGCTTCAGCTCAGGAAGGCCCAGAAGAAGCGGGGAGCTCGGCGGAAGGTGGGCcttcctcttcccagccagctggCCCTGGCAGAGCTGAAGGACAGTGCAGAGGGGGAGAACCCCCGGGAGAGTGGCCCCAACAAAGAACAGTTTCGGGAATCAGACGCAGTCCTGTCCATTGTGGTTGGTGGGTCGGCAGCTGCAGATTCGGACCTTGTAGTCCCCGGCCAGCCCAGCAGCATCGCGTCCAGTCTTGCCCTGGCAGAGTTGCAGACTGGCACAGATGTACCGTGCGCCATGCTGGCTGTCCCTGTTTACATTCAGACTACGGACTGA